A section of the Hydrogenothermus marinus genome encodes:
- the hemE gene encoding uroporphyrinogen decarboxylase, whose product MEKPKNDLLLRAIKKEPIERTPIWLMRQAGRYMPEYRKLREKAGKFKNFYKNVELAVEASILPYKFLGVDATIIFSDILTPLEPMGFNFDFKQGEGPVFEKPIEKPEDINRLKPLDVNEVSYVGEIIKGVNESLNRAIPTIGFCGAPFTLAAYMIEGRTSRDFKKAKTFMYNYPEEFKTLLDKLADSLVDYLYFQIESGADAVQIFDSWAGYLSPDDYKEFALPPIKKVIKKLKEKTNTPIIHFTKGVAGFLDYMITSGADVYSVDWMIDIKKVKEKVFPKSAVQGNLDPIVLYAEKEVIKRKAIEILEKWGKDSGHIFNLGHGLMPDMDKEKVKYLVKIVQEGSRR is encoded by the coding sequence ATGGAAAAACCGAAAAATGACTTGCTTTTAAGAGCTATAAAAAAAGAACCGATAGAAAGAACTCCTATTTGGCTAATGAGACAAGCAGGAAGATATATGCCTGAATATAGAAAATTAAGAGAAAAAGCAGGTAAATTTAAAAATTTTTATAAAAATGTAGAACTTGCAGTTGAAGCTTCAATACTACCTTATAAATTTTTAGGAGTAGATGCAACTATTATATTTTCTGATATATTAACACCTCTTGAGCCAATGGGATTTAATTTTGATTTTAAGCAAGGAGAAGGTCCTGTTTTTGAAAAGCCAATAGAAAAACCTGAAGATATAAATAGATTAAAGCCTTTAGATGTAAATGAAGTTAGTTATGTTGGAGAGATTATAAAAGGAGTTAATGAAAGTTTAAATAGGGCTATTCCAACTATAGGATTTTGTGGAGCTCCTTTTACTCTTGCTGCTTATATGATAGAAGGAAGAACTTCAAGAGATTTTAAAAAAGCAAAAACTTTTATGTATAACTATCCAGAAGAATTTAAAACATTACTTGATAAACTTGCAGATAGCCTTGTAGACTATCTTTATTTTCAGATTGAAAGTGGAGCTGATGCTGTTCAGATATTTGATAGCTGGGCAGGTTATCTATCACCTGATGATTATAAAGAGTTTGCTTTACCACCAATAAAAAAAGTTATAAAAAAACTAAAAGAAAAAACAAATACTCCTATTATTCATTTTACAAAAGGTGTAGCTGGTTTCTTAGATTATATGATAACCTCTGGAGCTGATGTTTATAGTGTAGATTGGATGATAGATATAAAAAAAGTAAAAGAAAAAGTATTTCCAAAATCTGCTGTACAAGGTAATTTAGATCCAATAGTTTTATATGCAGAGAAAGAGGTTATTAAAAGAAAAGCTATAGAAATTTTAGAAAAATGGGGGAAAGATTCAGGACATATATTTAATTTAGGACATGGATTAATGCCTGATATGGACAAGGAAAAAGTAAAGTATCTTGTAAAAATTGTGCAGGAGGGAAGCAGAAGATAG
- the accC gene encoding acetyl-CoA carboxylase biotin carboxylase subunit: MLKNIKRILIANRGEIAVRAVRSIRELGGESIAVYSTGDKNSIHKDLADIAICIGDAPANKSYLNIPSILSAIEITGADAVYPGYGFLAENPNFAGICEKSNITFIGPSSETLSLVGDKAKAREAAKRANVPIIPGSPPVETLEEALSIAKKIGYPVLLKAAAGGGGRGMRVVHNEQELTRLLPVAQREAEANFGDSTVYIEKLIQSPKHIEIQILADKYGNVIYIGDRECSIQRRHQKVLEESPSPFITDEVRKKMGEAAVRFAKEVGFVGAGTVEFIVDKDMNFYFIEMNGRIQVEHPVSEITTGIDIVSWQLKIADGQELNIKQEDIKQKYHAIEFRINAEDPETFQPNIGKIEKLYLPGGFGVRVDTHIYQGYEIPPYYDSLIGKIIVYGKTRQEAINRGKRALKEFIIEGIKTTRDFHLKILEDERFLDGSYTTTLVDEKYLKG; the protein is encoded by the coding sequence TTGCTGAAAAATATTAAAAGAATACTAATAGCAAACAGAGGAGAAATTGCAGTAAGAGCAGTAAGAAGTATAAGAGAACTTGGAGGAGAATCTATAGCAGTATATTCAACAGGAGATAAAAACTCTATCCATAAAGATTTAGCAGATATTGCAATATGTATAGGAGATGCTCCTGCAAATAAAAGTTATCTAAATATTCCATCTATTTTATCTGCAATAGAAATTACAGGAGCTGATGCAGTTTACCCTGGATATGGATTTTTAGCTGAAAATCCAAATTTTGCAGGAATATGTGAAAAAAGTAATATAACCTTCATTGGCCCTTCTTCTGAAACTTTGAGTTTAGTTGGAGATAAAGCAAAAGCTAGAGAGGCGGCAAAAAGGGCTAATGTTCCAATAATTCCTGGAAGTCCACCAGTTGAAACCTTAGAAGAAGCTTTAAGCATTGCTAAAAAAATAGGATACCCTGTTTTACTTAAAGCTGCTGCTGGTGGTGGTGGTAGAGGTATGAGAGTTGTTCATAATGAGCAAGAACTTACAAGACTTTTACCTGTAGCTCAAAGAGAAGCAGAAGCAAATTTTGGAGATTCAACAGTTTATATAGAAAAATTAATCCAATCTCCAAAGCATATAGAGATTCAAATACTTGCAGATAAATATGGAAATGTTATCTATATTGGAGATAGGGAATGCTCTATTCAAAGAAGACATCAAAAGGTTTTAGAGGAAAGTCCTTCTCCTTTTATTACAGATGAAGTTAGAAAAAAGATGGGAGAAGCGGCAGTAAGATTTGCTAAAGAAGTAGGATTTGTAGGAGCAGGAACAGTAGAGTTTATTGTTGATAAAGATATGAATTTTTATTTTATAGAAATGAATGGAAGAATACAGGTAGAGCATCCAGTTTCTGAAATAACTACTGGAATAGATATAGTTTCTTGGCAGTTAAAAATTGCAGATGGACAAGAATTGAATATAAAGCAAGAAGATATAAAACAAAAATACCATGCAATAGAGTTTAGGATAAATGCAGAAGATCCGGAAACTTTCCAGCCAAATATTGGTAAAATTGAAAAGTTATATCTTCCGGGAGGATTTGGAGTAAGAGTAGATACTCATATTTATCAAGGATATGAAATTCCACCTTATTATGATTCTTTAATTGGGAAGATAATTGTTTATGGAAAAACAAGACAAGAAGCTATAAATAGAGGGAAAAGAGCCTTAAAAGAGTTTATTATAGAAGGAATAAAAACAACAAGAGATTTTCACTTGAAAATTTTAGAAGATGAAAGATTTTTAGATGGTAGTTATACAACCACATTAGTAGATGAAAAATATTTAAAAGGATAG
- a CDS encoding MBL fold metallo-hydrolase gives MILKVIPVGPIDENTIIVADEKTKEAIIIDPGAEGEKLKKELEGLKLKAIVNTHGHIDHVGQVGFIKKEFDVPFYLNNKDIFLTKDELFPGFMQYIKAVPCPKPDFDLKEGDSIKVGNYEFQVIETPGHTPGGVSFYEPNEKILIAGDTLFKGSVGRTDLPGGDAKQLMESLQKLMKLPDDTTVVCGHYSNTTIGYEKENNPYITGKHRVSLW, from the coding sequence ATGATATTAAAAGTAATACCAGTAGGACCAATAGATGAAAATACAATAATAGTAGCAGATGAAAAGACAAAAGAAGCAATTATTATAGATCCGGGTGCAGAAGGTGAAAAATTAAAAAAAGAGCTTGAAGGTTTAAAGCTAAAAGCGATAGTTAATACCCATGGACATATAGACCATGTAGGACAAGTTGGTTTTATAAAAAAAGAATTTGATGTACCATTTTATCTAAATAATAAAGATATATTTTTAACAAAAGATGAGTTATTCCCCGGCTTTATGCAATATATAAAAGCTGTACCTTGCCCTAAGCCAGATTTTGATTTAAAAGAAGGAGATTCTATTAAGGTAGGAAATTATGAATTTCAAGTAATAGAAACACCAGGACATACCCCTGGAGGAGTATCTTTTTATGAGCCAAATGAAAAAATTCTTATTGCAGGAGATACATTGTTTAAAGGAAGTGTTGGAAGGACAGATTTACCAGGAGGAGATGCAAAACAGCTAATGGAAAGTCTTCAAAAACTTATGAAACTTCCAGACGATACAACAGTAGTTTGTGGACACTACTCAAATACAACAATAGGCTATGAAAAAGAGAATAATCCATACATTACAGGTAAACACAGAGTATCCTTATGGTAA
- a CDS encoding deoxyribonuclease IV, whose product MVKIGAHVSSSKSLDLVFDRGKEIGAETIQFFVRSPRAWAWKERTDKEKELFNKKRKETKINPLVVHASYLFNLASEDENLRKKSITGVIEELMLCEELNVQYYVIHAGKAKGQSEEKAINHILNAMEDIFKKVNLKNTTFLVETLAGQKGEIGKTTEEIKRLIEPFKTENIGVCIDTCHIYSAGYKINEKKGFNEYKKEVDSLIGLEKVKVIHCNDSKTPFNSHKDRHEHIGKGSIGLKGFELFLNDSYFSKLPFILETPKEDNMDIINIKILKSLIKAPVAQSG is encoded by the coding sequence ATGGTAAAAATTGGAGCTCATGTATCTTCATCTAAATCTTTAGACCTTGTTTTTGATAGGGGAAAAGAGATAGGAGCAGAAACTATCCAGTTTTTTGTTCGCTCTCCAAGAGCTTGGGCATGGAAAGAAAGAACAGATAAAGAAAAAGAACTTTTTAATAAAAAAAGGAAGGAAACAAAAATAAATCCTTTAGTTGTACATGCTTCATATCTTTTTAATCTTGCATCTGAAGATGAAAATCTTAGAAAAAAATCTATAACTGGTGTAATTGAAGAGTTAATGCTTTGTGAAGAATTAAATGTACAATATTATGTAATCCATGCAGGAAAAGCAAAAGGCCAATCGGAAGAAAAAGCTATTAATCATATACTAAATGCTATGGAGGATATATTTAAAAAAGTAAATCTAAAAAACACAACCTTTTTAGTAGAAACCCTTGCAGGACAAAAAGGAGAAATAGGAAAAACTACTGAAGAAATAAAAAGGTTAATTGAACCATTTAAAACAGAAAATATAGGTGTTTGCATAGATACGTGCCATATTTATTCAGCAGGTTATAAAATTAATGAAAAAAAAGGCTTTAATGAGTATAAAAAAGAAGTAGATTCATTAATAGGATTAGAAAAAGTAAAAGTTATTCATTGTAATGATTCAAAAACACCATTTAATTCCCACAAAGATAGACATGAGCATATTGGAAAAGGAAGTATTGGATTAAAAGGATTTGAACTATTTTTAAATGACTCTTATTTTTCAAAACTACCTTTTATTCTTGAAACACCAAAGGAAGATAATATGGATATTATTAACATAAAAATATTAAAAAGCTTAATAAAAGCGCCCGTAGCTCAGTCTGGATAG
- a CDS encoding polyprenyl synthetase family protein, translating to MEILKNELLGLVKENLTKYLDSHIEFILKIGRYILESGGKNIRPLLVLSFAKLLEEEDLDDLVPLAISMEYLHTASLLHDDVVDKADTRRGKPSANTVFGNDTVVLTGDYMYANSLYLFSKYGNIEMIKVVSDAVKKMAEGQLLELKKIADFDLTEEEYFKIIDGKTAVLFAACAYVGANYSKADENLLNQAYQYGINIGRAFQIVDDILDYISTEEKLGKPVCNDLREGKITYPLITVRDLLSEEEKQYFRKLVKDINPSDKDIEKAKNIVLEKEGHKKAFQVAKDYVRKAIENLDFFPNNIYNQELRKLAEYIVEREV from the coding sequence ATGGAAATATTAAAAAATGAGCTTTTAGGTTTGGTAAAGGAAAATTTAACAAAGTATTTAGATTCACATATAGAATTTATTTTGAAAATAGGTAGATATATTCTTGAAAGTGGTGGAAAGAATATAAGACCATTATTAGTTTTATCTTTTGCAAAACTTTTAGAAGAAGAGGATTTAGATGATTTAGTTCCACTTGCAATTTCTATGGAGTATTTACATACTGCTTCTTTACTTCATGATGATGTAGTAGATAAAGCAGACACAAGAAGAGGTAAACCTTCTGCCAATACAGTTTTTGGAAATGATACAGTTGTATTAACAGGAGATTATATGTATGCAAACTCTTTATATCTTTTTTCAAAATATGGAAATATAGAAATGATTAAAGTTGTTTCAGATGCAGTAAAGAAAATGGCAGAAGGACAACTTTTAGAGTTAAAAAAGATAGCAGATTTTGATTTAACTGAAGAAGAGTATTTTAAAATAATAGATGGTAAAACTGCAGTTTTATTTGCTGCTTGTGCTTATGTTGGAGCTAATTACTCAAAAGCAGATGAAAACCTTTTAAACCAAGCATATCAATATGGAATAAATATAGGAAGAGCTTTTCAGATAGTAGATGATATTTTAGATTATATATCTACGGAGGAAAAACTTGGAAAACCTGTATGTAATGACTTGCGAGAAGGAAAAATCACTTATCCTTTAATAACTGTTAGAGATTTACTTTCAGAAGAAGAAAAGCAGTATTTTAGGAAGCTTGTAAAAGATATAAATCCTTCAGACAAAGATATAGAAAAAGCAAAAAATATAGTTTTAGAAAAAGAAGGACATAAAAAAGCATTTCAAGTAGCAAAGGATTATGTGAGAAAAGCCATAGAAAATTTAGACTTTTTTCCTAATAATATTTATAATCAAGAACTTAGAAAATTAGCCGAATATATTGTAGAGAGGGAAGTTTAA
- the panD gene encoding aspartate 1-decarboxylase, with protein MERTILKSKIHRITITGADLNYEGSLTLDEDLMERANLLPYEKIEVYNVNNGQRFSTYVIPGKRYSGECILNGAAARLGHKGDIIIIASYVNIKDEELKDFEINLVYMNENNQVKEHKKVSVFEHQFIEKE; from the coding sequence ATGGAAAGAACTATTTTAAAATCTAAAATTCATAGAATTACAATTACAGGTGCAGACCTTAATTATGAAGGCTCATTAACCTTAGATGAAGATTTAATGGAAAGAGCAAATCTTTTACCTTATGAAAAAATAGAGGTTTATAATGTAAATAATGGCCAAAGATTTTCAACTTATGTAATTCCGGGAAAAAGATACAGTGGTGAGTGTATACTTAATGGTGCAGCAGCAAGACTTGGACATAAAGGAGATATTATAATTATTGCATCTTATGTAAATATTAAAGATGAAGAGCTTAAAGATTTTGAAATAAACCTTGTTTATATGAATGAAAACAATCAAGTAAAAGAACATAAAAAAGTTTCTGTATTTGAGCATCAATTTATAGAAAAGGAATAG
- a CDS encoding lytic transglycosylase domain-containing protein, which produces MQKKSWGLFIIFLFSSAFFISSCGTKKINYSYNYEISDEDQYYLDSEAKKLHIKIPNKRDIRKFLYYFTHEDRGFIQEGLNNAQIYLPTVKKIFIKYNIPTDLAYLPLIESKYNPYAVSSSGAAGLWQFLPMTAKRFGLKINHVIDERKDPYKSSIAAAKYLKYLYSLFGRWDLVLAAYNCGEGCIQRKKGYKKGFWNIKYKLPKQTRDYVPKFFAALLIAKNPRKYGFYIKRKPVYIVRKPAKTTFSLKKLAYFYHLDYNLVKLFNAHLKRKVAYKGVYVNIPIKKKIASKKPKIKKVSLKYKIYIVKPKDTLYRIAKKYDISIEKIKRVNKLHSNIIKVGQVLKIPIED; this is translated from the coding sequence ATGCAAAAAAAAAGCTGGGGATTATTTATAATTTTTCTTTTTTCCTCAGCTTTTTTTATATCTTCTTGTGGAACAAAAAAGATAAATTATTCTTATAATTATGAAATCTCAGATGAAGATCAATACTACTTAGATAGTGAAGCTAAAAAATTACATATAAAAATTCCAAATAAAAGAGATATTAGAAAGTTTTTATATTATTTCACACATGAAGATAGAGGATTTATCCAAGAAGGATTAAATAATGCTCAAATTTATCTTCCAACAGTAAAAAAGATATTTATAAAATACAACATACCTACTGACCTTGCATATCTTCCTTTAATAGAAAGTAAATATAATCCTTATGCAGTTTCTTCGTCTGGTGCAGCAGGTTTATGGCAGTTTTTACCTATGACAGCCAAAAGATTTGGATTAAAAATAAATCATGTAATTGATGAAAGAAAAGATCCTTATAAATCAAGTATTGCTGCTGCTAAATATCTTAAATATTTATACTCATTATTTGGAAGATGGGATTTAGTTTTAGCAGCTTATAACTGCGGAGAAGGATGTATCCAAAGAAAAAAAGGTTATAAAAAAGGTTTTTGGAATATAAAGTATAAACTTCCTAAACAAACAAGAGATTATGTTCCTAAATTCTTTGCTGCATTATTAATTGCTAAAAATCCAAGAAAATATGGTTTTTATATAAAAAGAAAACCTGTTTATATAGTTAGAAAACCTGCAAAAACTACATTTAGTTTAAAAAAGTTAGCTTATTTTTATCATCTTGATTATAATCTTGTAAAGCTTTTTAATGCTCATTTAAAAAGAAAAGTAGCATATAAAGGTGTTTATGTTAATATTCCTATTAAGAAAAAAATAGCATCTAAAAAACCAAAAATTAAAAAAGTTTCTTTAAAATACAAAATTTATATAGTAAAACCAAAAGATACATTATATAGAATTGCTAAAAAATATGATATAAGTATTGAAAAAATAAAAAGGGTAAATAAACTACATTCTAATATTATTAAAGTTGGGCAAGTATTAAAAATACCTATAGAGGATTAA
- the ispG gene encoding flavodoxin-dependent (E)-4-hydroxy-3-methylbut-2-enyl-diphosphate synthase: MIERRKTRPVYVGNVKIGDNAPIIVQSMTDTKTRDIESTLNQINRLYKAGCEIIRVAAPIEEDAKALPEIVKNSPIPVIADIHFSPRIAFLALESGIHGIRLNPGNINDKGKIKEILQECKKKNIAVRLGVNSGSLEERLLEKYGYPSGEALAESALYWSEFFESVGFYNFKVSIKGSDVLQNIKANQIFAEKTDIPLHIGITEAGPGKKGSIKSSVGIGILLYMGIGDTVRVSLTADPEEEVETAYSILQSLGLRRKGIEIISCPTCGRIEVNLPEIVSKVEEKLKYLNKPLKVAIMGCVVNAIGEAKEADIGLACGNKSAILFKKGQPIKRVSEEEMVEELVKEIKNID; this comes from the coding sequence ATGATAGAAAGAAGAAAAACAAGACCAGTTTATGTTGGAAATGTAAAAATAGGAGATAATGCACCTATTATAGTTCAATCTATGACAGATACTAAAACAAGAGATATAGAATCTACATTAAATCAGATAAATAGACTTTATAAAGCAGGATGTGAAATTATAAGAGTTGCGGCACCAATAGAAGAAGATGCAAAGGCATTACCAGAAATTGTAAAAAATTCACCAATACCTGTAATAGCAGATATCCATTTTTCACCAAGAATAGCATTTTTAGCATTAGAAAGTGGTATCCATGGAATTAGGCTAAATCCGGGAAATATTAATGATAAAGGTAAAATAAAAGAAATTCTTCAAGAATGTAAAAAGAAAAATATAGCAGTTAGACTTGGAGTAAACTCAGGTTCTTTAGAAGAAAGACTACTTGAAAAATATGGATACCCTTCAGGAGAAGCCTTGGCAGAAAGTGCTTTGTACTGGTCTGAATTTTTTGAAAGTGTAGGTTTTTATAATTTTAAAGTTTCAATAAAAGGCTCTGATGTCCTCCAAAATATTAAAGCAAATCAGATTTTTGCAGAAAAAACTGATATTCCTCTTCATATAGGAATTACAGAAGCAGGTCCGGGTAAAAAAGGCTCTATAAAATCTTCTGTTGGTATTGGAATTCTTCTTTATATGGGAATAGGAGATACTGTTAGAGTTTCTCTTACTGCAGATCCAGAAGAAGAGGTTGAAACTGCTTATTCAATACTTCAATCCTTAGGATTAAGAAGAAAAGGTATTGAGATTATATCTTGCCCAACCTGTGGAAGAATAGAAGTAAATCTTCCTGAAATTGTTTCAAAAGTAGAAGAAAAATTAAAGTATCTAAATAAACCTTTAAAAGTTGCAATTATGGGATGTGTAGTTAATGCAATAGGTGAAGCAAAAGAGGCAGATATTGGTTTAGCTTGTGGAAATAAATCTGCTATATTATTCAAAAAAGGTCAGCCAATAAAAAGAGTTTCTGAAGAAGAAATGGTTGAAGAACTTGTAAAAGAGATAAAAAATATAGATTAA
- the argB gene encoding acetylglutamate kinase, whose product MEKAMEKASILMEALPFITKFRGKTFVIKYGGNAMAKADLKTAFAQDILMLKYIGINPVIVHGGGPQIGEYLKKMGLESKFIGGLRVTPKETMDVVEMVLGGLVNKNIVMLINKYAGSHTRAIGLTGKDGGLIRARKLDIGQYFKEIGEFIPTELLDLGHVGEVEYIDTEILKNIMNLYIPVIAPIGFDSEGNAYNINADFVAAAVAGALKAEKAIFLTDIEGIKDKNKNTISSIKKEDIQKLIEDGTITGGMIPKVKACIKALNEGVKKAHILDGRILHSVLLEIFTNEGVGTEIYQ is encoded by the coding sequence ATGGAAAAAGCTATGGAAAAAGCATCTATATTAATGGAAGCACTTCCTTTTATTACAAAATTTAGAGGAAAAACATTTGTAATTAAGTATGGTGGAAATGCTATGGCAAAGGCAGATTTAAAGACTGCTTTTGCACAAGATATATTAATGCTCAAATATATTGGAATAAACCCTGTAATTGTACATGGTGGAGGTCCTCAAATAGGTGAGTATCTAAAAAAGATGGGACTTGAAAGTAAGTTTATAGGAGGACTTAGAGTTACACCAAAAGAAACTATGGATGTTGTAGAGATGGTTTTAGGTGGCCTTGTAAATAAAAATATTGTGATGCTTATAAATAAATATGCAGGTAGCCATACAAGAGCTATAGGTCTAACTGGAAAAGATGGAGGACTTATAAGAGCAAGAAAACTTGATATAGGACAGTACTTTAAAGAGATTGGAGAGTTTATACCAACAGAGCTTTTAGATTTAGGACATGTTGGAGAAGTTGAATATATAGATACAGAGATTCTAAAAAATATTATGAATTTATATATACCAGTTATAGCACCAATAGGATTTGATTCAGAAGGAAATGCATATAATATAAATGCAGATTTTGTAGCTGCTGCAGTTGCAGGAGCCTTAAAAGCAGAAAAAGCTATATTTTTAACAGATATAGAAGGAATAAAAGATAAAAATAAAAATACAATATCATCAATCAAAAAAGAAGATATTCAAAAACTTATAGAAGATGGAACAATTACAGGAGGAATGATACCAAAAGTAAAAGCTTGTATAAAAGCTCTTAATGAAGGAGTAAAAAAAGCACATATATTAGATGGAAGAATTTTACATTCAGTTTTACTTGAAATTTTTACAAATGAAGGTGTAGGAACAGAAATCTATCAATGA
- the thiS gene encoding sulfur carrier protein ThiS — protein sequence MKIKLNGEYKEFNKDEMTITELVKELGIKAPNFAVAVGMDVIPKSEYDTFKIKDGDNVEIVTFVGGG from the coding sequence ATGAAAATAAAACTAAATGGTGAGTATAAAGAATTTAATAAAGATGAAATGACTATTACAGAACTTGTAAAAGAACTTGGAATAAAGGCACCTAATTTTGCAGTAGCAGTAGGAATGGATGTTATACCAAAAAGTGAGTATGATACATTTAAGATAAAAGATGGAGATAATGTAGAAATAGTAACTTTTGTTGGTGGAGGTTAA
- the dapC gene encoding succinyldiaminopimelate transaminase, which translates to MNNILKSLRPYPMDELNRIKQSLKEKRIKIYDFGTGDPKEPTPFFIREAVQKAIPEVSQYPTVAGKRDLRVAISDYIKRRFGVRLSPDKNIIPSNGSKEAIFHFPLVFIDPSEEKKTVIFGTPAYPVYERGALFANADVYPIQLKEEDKFLLRLDKIPEEILKKTKIVWINYPHNPTGAVVNKEYLQDIYDICNQYNIILCSDECYIDLYFEKKPPSILEIGTKNVVAFHSLSKRSGMTGYRSGFVAGDEDIIQTYKKFRTSFGVATPEFIQEGAKVAWEDDNHVKERIKIFKQKRDLFIEFFDRIGLEYLYPQATFYFWVKSPTGIPAKEYVKKLLENGIVVSIGENFCAGIEIKNGSCKSEFFRIALVPTVEECKEAINVWEKVHYEIKGA; encoded by the coding sequence TTGAATAATATCCTAAAATCTTTAAGACCTTATCCAATGGATGAGCTAAATAGAATAAAACAGTCTTTAAAAGAAAAAAGAATAAAAATATATGATTTTGGGACAGGTGATCCAAAAGAACCAACACCTTTCTTTATAAGAGAAGCAGTTCAAAAAGCAATTCCTGAAGTAAGTCAATATCCAACTGTAGCAGGAAAAAGAGATTTAAGAGTTGCAATCTCTGATTATATAAAAAGAAGATTTGGCGTTAGACTTAGTCCTGACAAAAATATTATTCCATCAAATGGCTCAAAAGAAGCAATATTTCATTTTCCACTTGTTTTTATAGACCCTTCAGAAGAAAAAAAGACAGTAATATTTGGGACACCTGCTTATCCTGTATATGAAAGAGGAGCATTATTTGCAAATGCTGATGTATATCCTATCCAATTAAAAGAAGAAGATAAATTTTTACTTAGACTTGATAAAATACCTGAAGAAATTTTAAAGAAAACAAAAATAGTTTGGATAAACTATCCGCATAATCCAACAGGAGCAGTAGTAAACAAAGAATATTTACAGGATATCTATGATATATGTAATCAATATAATATTATCCTTTGCAGTGATGAATGTTATATAGATTTATATTTTGAGAAAAAGCCACCATCTATTCTTGAAATAGGCACAAAAAATGTTGTTGCTTTTCATTCTTTATCAAAAAGAAGTGGTATGACAGGTTATCGTTCAGGGTTTGTAGCAGGAGATGAAGATATAATTCAAACATATAAAAAATTTAGAACATCTTTTGGAGTAGCAACACCAGAATTTATACAAGAAGGAGCAAAAGTTGCTTGGGAAGATGATAATCATGTTAAAGAAAGAATTAAGATTTTTAAGCAAAAAAGAGATTTATTTATAGAATTTTTTGATAGAATAGGCCTTGAATATCTATATCCACAGGCAACATTTTATTTTTGGGTAAAATCCCCTACAGGAATTCCTGCCAAAGAGTATGTAAAAAAGCTTCTTGAAAATGGCATAGTAGTATCTATTGGAGAAAATTTTTGTGCAGGTATAGAAATAAAAAATGGTAGTTGTAAAAGTGAATTTTTCAGAATAGCTTTAGTACCAACTGTAGAAGAATGTAAAGAAGCTATTAATGTATGGGAAAAAGTTCATTATGAAATAAAAGGAGCATAA
- a CDS encoding YgaP family membrane protein, whose translation MTPMRAQRIFMGILLTIALVLMHSGFSWGEYIIWFMIFMLIFSGITGFCPSDAVFGKLFGKKVNEDSCCQ comes from the coding sequence ATGACACCTATGAGAGCACAAAGAATATTTATGGGTATACTTCTTACAATAGCACTTGTTTTAATGCATTCAGGTTTTAGTTGGGGAGAGTATATCATCTGGTTTATGATATTTATGCTTATATTTTCTGGAATTACTGGATTTTGTCCTTCAGATGCAGTTTTTGGTAAACTTTTTGGTAAAAAAGTTAATGAGGATTCTTGTTGTCAGTGA